From the Ignavibacteriales bacterium genome, the window ATTGAAGGTTATATCAGACAAAATTATCAAAAAAGTAAAATGGAAAAGTTAATAAGTCAACTCAGCAAGCATTATATTATCTGTGGGCTAAATCCCTATACAAAGAAAGTAATCGAGGAAATGGATGAAGCTGGCAGGGATCATATTATCGTTGACCCTGACGGTGAGAAATTAGAAGACATACGAAAATCACTTAAGAAAGAGTGTTTTATGGAAGGAGATCCTACAGAAGATGAAACGCTGCAGAAAGCCGGAATAGGGACTTCTAGCGGGGTATTTGCGGCTACTGAAGATGATAATACTAACCTGGTTATTAGCCTGTCTGCTAAGCGTTTAAATCCGGGTATCCGTGTTATTGCATTTTGCTTCGACCGAAAGAATCTAGAAAAGATCAAGTTGGCTGGAGCAGATAAGGTAGTTTCACCTACGAATATTGGTGGCATGCGTATGGCTTCCGAGATGATCCGTCCTGATGTAACTACATTTCTTGACTTTCTATTGAAAGAAGACAGTAAATCTTTCAGAATAGAAGAATTAATCGTGTCTGAGCAGTACCATGGCAAGAACATGAAGGAAATCGATGTCTCAAAGCTTAAATCAACAATTATAATGGCTGTAAAACAAAATAATGATTGGATATTCAAACCCGGCGAAGATTTCACAATCTATAAAGGTGATATTCTTATTGTCATGACTACGGATGAAGAACGTAAAATTTTAGAAAGCGATCTCGCCGAACAATAAGTTAGAAAATACTTTAATTATCCTATTCTATCCGCCTTATATTTATATCTAATAATATATTAATATTTAAATTAAATTCTATAAATAAAGAAACCCCGATCAATCACGATGGGGTTTCTTCTTAGCCTTGAAATTACGTTCATAATTTCAAGTTTACCCTAATTTTTTAGTCTTCACTTACTAAACTTATTTTTCCCTTGGTTTACCTCTTCCTTTTTTGTCATAATACTGACCTTCGATGTTCAGGAATTCCTGTTTCTGCTCATCGGATAGGTGAGGTATCTTCAATACCTGTCTAGGGTATATCAGGTTAGGATTAGTTATTGTAGTTTTTACCCCTTCCGGAGCTGAGATTATGCCGTCTTTATTGGCTTCCCAGATAGCGGGCCAAAGGTGCGGGTTATCGTAATGTTTCTTCATTCCGGCGATTTTCCACAAACAATCACCTTTAACTACGGTATATCCTGTATCTTCACCTTTTTCTACTGTTTCAGATTCCCACTGCTCGAGATTTGTCTTCATCTTTTCATATCTTTCTGCAAATTCTGGTAATGCTGTATATTGCGAAGCAGATATCTCATCAAAGAATTCCTTGTGCGCCTCATCATGTGTTCCAACCCTGCTGTTTATGCGTTTCTCTGTGTAAAGGAATTTTGCTCTGAAACTTGCAATTTCCTGCTCGTCAATGTTAGATATTGTACTGTTGTCAAGTTTTAATACAAAATTAAGTTCTTTTATCTCTTTGTCGTCATTCTCATCATAAATAGTAAAATCTATCTTGTCTGGTTCTGTTTCTGCGCCAAGCATCTCTACCATGGCTGAATCGACATAAGCTGTATAGTCACCCGGTAAAAGACCAAGATAATATAATGTTCCATCATTAAATGACGTGATTACTTTTTCCTCGTCGTTCTCATGGTTTTGTATATGGATCTTAACACTTGGCAAAGGAATTTCAGCACCGTCTTTTACTGCAACAACATTTCCATAAACTTCTTGTGAGAAATAGAACGGGATCTCAACAAGTTTGATCTGGTTTGGATCTGTTACCAGTCCGAACTTTTGGAACTTAGGCTGAAGGAATGGATTCTTTCCCGATAGGGGATTAATTTCGACATTATATTCTCTGTACGGAGTAAGCTCACTGGCAATAAGTACACCGTCATCATTTCTATCCAGCTGTACGTTCTGATTAAACTTAAGATCGATATCATCGACCATAGGTTCACCTTTGTCGTACTTACCGTTACCATTTTCATCCTGGAACATTTTAAATGCAACACCACCTGTACCTACACTCTGTCTCTTGGTTGTAAATATATTTTTATTTGCGTTATCGTAGCCAACTGTTCCATGCACGTTCATTATTAATGACTTATCGTCTACAATCGTATTTGTAACTGCAAACGGAAACTCATATTTAAAAACAACGTTGAATGATGAAAAATTATATTGAAGATCGTTTGAATAATTAAATTCGATCCTTGCGTTCCTTGTAAGATTGCTTGAGTATGTTAGCTTTGCATTCGCGAATTGGTTATTAACGGCATCATATTTTACAACTGTGCTGAAATATTTACCTGACATAAGTTCAGGGAATATTCCATTTAAAAATGTTGCAGGGGTACTTAAGCCAAACCGTATTTCTCTCCTTACACCTGTTGAATACTGTGATTGCTCTTCAGAGTACGCATAGTTAATTGACGGACTGAAGTTTAACATCGAGAAATTTGCTCCTACATCGAGTTTATAATGCTTAGAATCGATTGTTTTCTCATAAAGCGCCTGTCCCTGTACACCAGCTTTAATGTCCATTATATTGACCGGAATACCTGATGTAATCTCGAAATCTTCCTCCAGATTTCTAACGTTATATACCTTATTCTGCTTGTATTTTGTATACTTTAAGCTAAACGATTGCAGATCGAAATATGAAGCGCTTATAGAAACTCTGTGATAAAGCTCAGGTGCAAAAGTGTAGTTGAATAAATAATCATCCATGACCCTGCCTGATAGGGAATTAAAGAAAACCGGATTATTAAATACAACTCCATCTGTGGATGTGAAATCTACTCCAGCTCTATCCGTTAGCCAAGAGGTGATTCCATAACCAAGGCTTCCATGATACATCATATCCTTGGTGTCATTCTGCTGTCCAAAATTTAAATAGTACTGAAAATCACCCTTTGGCAGGTAATCAAATGGAACTTGTATCCTCCTGTTATTCTCGATTAACTGTCCATCAGGGCTGTAAATTTTTAACTCAATGGTGTTCGAGCCATATGTCATGGGTATGTTAAACTGGTAATTACCAAGATCGTCCGCTCTCGTGTAAGCAACCATCTGGTTATTTATATACAACTCCACATCACTTAACGGGACAGTTTTATCAACAAGTACATACGATCCGAAATTCCCCTCCACTTCGAATGGTGCGTTTGTCAATGAAACTCCTGTAAACGAATGCGGGTCTATCCCTTTTGACTGAAGCTTGCTACCGAGTAACACCTGGTTAAGCAACTTCTCTTTACCAAATACATATCTCCAGTTAATATCATAATCAAAATCATTATGATCATGAGATTCACTGCCACTGAGATTTATATTAAGATCGCCACCCATTAGCTCACTTCCTGAATTGATACTATAGCTGTAATTAGGATAGGAGCCTTCTGACATACTTGAAGAAAAGAAATAATCTATAAATTCACCCTTTAACCAATTCTTTGTCCTTTTGAAAAGTAATGGAGTTTCTTTGGTAGTTGTTTCGTCTTCTAATAATGCCTCTCTTAAGCTTTCCCTTTTTGCCCTTGCTTCCAGGGGCGTATTTTCCTCCGTATAAAGCCCAAGTGAGAGCTGACTTAGATCAACTACTATCTCCATATTAAAGGCTGCTGAAAGAACAGTAGGGGAGATGAATATTTCTCCTTCATCACTAATAAATGCGTCACTCTTTGAGAACCTGGTTGTTTGTCCGTTAAAGGTTATTTCTCTCGAATCCAGATCTATCATATACTCTCTACCGGAGTACATATAATATCCCGAAATTCTGTTTCCTGTCTGTGTATTGTTGATCTGTAAAGAATTAAAGAATTGCTGAACAGGTATGTATGTATTCTCGCCATTGTAGTAGCAGGTAAAAAGCGTACTAACAAGGCCGGCGTAATTGAAATTCAAATACATTTCCTCCGGACCTGTTTCAGTTTCTTCTTTGGAAACATTACTTTCAGGATTTTCTGTAACTATTGAAACCGAATCCTTATCTGTCTTATCGCCTGCTGCATTTGTTTCCTGAGAAAATACAGGACTAATGGGCACTAATGCAAAGAACAGCGATATGATTATGAGAACGTTTTTCATCAATTAATGCTAAAGCTGACAGATTTAGTTATTGGAGTCTTTAACGGTTTATCACTTATTGGAATATCTGGATTAGTATCTGAAGTAAGAGTAATTTCAGCTTTATACTGACCCGGCTTTAGATCTTCTAATCTAAATGAATTTTTCCTTGTCATTCCGTAGTAAACAGTAAAATATTGTGTCTGTTCGGTTACAAGGCTTCCCGATGCGTCAAATATCTTTACAGTTGTTCCGGCAAAAAACGGCGAATCTCCCTTTACTTCGAGTGGAACATTAATGTTTAAATATTCTTCATCAGTGTTCGTTGTAATATCCTGCAGGTTGACCGAATTTTCATACCTTTTGTTTTTGTATATTACGGTCGTGACCTGGTTAAGTACGAAGTTAATTGATGCCGATAGGGAAGTGGAAGTATCGGTTATCACTTGTTTTGATTGTGTGGATGTAATTATCCTTGTCCAGTAAGTACCTTCCTTCATATCCTTTTTCGGCTTAACGGTCATCCTTACAGTTTGTTTGTCACCGGGTTTTAAAGTGAATTTCTTTGGGAACGCATTCACCATATCGGTTAGATCATAGCTCATGTTTATTCCGCTGGAATCACTGTAGAGCATTGTTACGTTGCCCTGTGCGTCTGAAGCAGGATAGCCGAATTTAAAGAATATTGTTACTTCTTGAGTTTCAGTGGTCTGGTTAGATACTAAAAATGTACCAAATTGGTTCTTCTGATCTATCATAACCACATAAGGTGATATCACGATCTGCGCAA encodes:
- a CDS encoding potassium channel protein translates to MFRTEIFKRLYGSGLGLVITVLVGTFGYWILLDKKFGLFDCFFMTFITITTIGFDEVIPLQEYAGARMFTVIVAMAGIGFITYFVSTFAAAIIEGYIRQNYQKSKMEKLISQLSKHYIICGLNPYTKKVIEEMDEAGRDHIIVDPDGEKLEDIRKSLKKECFMEGDPTEDETLQKAGIGTSSGVFAATEDDNTNLVISLSAKRLNPGIRVIAFCFDRKNLEKIKLAGADKVVSPTNIGGMRMASEMIRPDVTTFLDFLLKEDSKSFRIEELIVSEQYHGKNMKEIDVSKLKSTIIMAVKQNNDWIFKPGEDFTIYKGDILIVMTTDEERKILESDLAEQ
- a CDS encoding LysM peptidoglycan-binding domain-containing protein codes for the protein MSGKYFSTVVKYDAVNNQFANAKLTYSSNLTRNARIEFNYSNDLQYNFSSFNVVFKYEFPFAVTNTIVDDKSLIMNVHGTVGYDNANKNIFTTKRQSVGTGGVAFKMFQDENGNGKYDKGEPMVDDIDLKFNQNVQLDRNDDGVLIASELTPYREYNVEINPLSGKNPFLQPKFQKFGLVTDPNQIKLVEIPFYFSQEVYGNVVAVKDGAEIPLPSVKIHIQNHENDEEKVITSFNDGTLYYLGLLPGDYTAYVDSAMVEMLGAETEPDKIDFTIYDENDDKEIKELNFVLKLDNSTISNIDEQEIASFRAKFLYTEKRINSRVGTHDEAHKEFFDEISASQYTALPEFAERYEKMKTNLEQWESETVEKGEDTGYTVVKGDCLWKIAGMKKHYDNPHLWPAIWEANKDGIISAPEGVKTTITNPNLIYPRQVLKIPHLSDEQKQEFLNIEGQYYDKKGRGKPREK